Proteins from a genomic interval of Aquabacterium sp. J223:
- the groES gene encoding co-chaperone GroES — protein sequence MKLRPLHDRVIVKRLEQETKTASGIVIPDNAAEKPDQGEVLAVGPGKRSEKGDFIALNIKVGDRVLFGKYSGQTVKVDGDELLVMREEDLFAVVEK from the coding sequence ATGAAACTTCGTCCGTTGCACGATCGCGTGATCGTCAAGCGCCTGGAACAGGAAACCAAGACCGCCTCGGGCATCGTGATCCCCGACAACGCCGCCGAGAAGCCGGACCAGGGCGAAGTGCTGGCCGTCGGCCCGGGCAAGCGCAGCGAAAAGGGCGACTTCATCGCCCTGAACATCAAGGTCGGTGACCGCGTCCTGTTCGGCAAGTACAGCGGCCAGACCGTCAAGGTCGATGGCGACGAACTGCTCGTGATGCGCGAGGAAGACCTCTTCGCCGTCGTCGAGAAGTAA
- the groL gene encoding chaperonin GroEL (60 kDa chaperone family; promotes refolding of misfolded polypeptides especially under stressful conditions; forms two stacked rings of heptamers to form a barrel-shaped 14mer; ends can be capped by GroES; misfolded proteins enter the barrel where they are refolded when GroES binds): MAAKEVVFGGDARARLVEGVNILANAVKVTLGPKGRNVVLERSFGAPTVTKDGVSVAKEIELKDKLQNMGAQMVKEVASRTSDNAGDGTTTATVLAQAIVREGFKYVAAGLNPMDLKRGIDKAVVALVEQLKAQSKPTTTSKEIAQVGTISANSDDSIGQIIAEAMDKVGKEGVITVEDGKSLNNELDVVEGMQFDRGYLSPYFINNPDKQSAILDNPFVLLFDKKISNIRDLLPTLEQVAKAGRPLLIIAEEVEGEALATLVVNTIRGILKVVAVKAPGFGDRRKAMLEDIAILTGGKVIAEEVGLTLEKVQLSDLGQAKRVEVGKENTTIIDGAGAAADIEARVKQIRVQIEEATSDYDREKLQERVAKLAGGVAVIKVGAATEVEMKEKKARVEDALHATRAAVEEGIVAGGGVALLRAKQAVGEIKGDNADQDAGIRLVLKAIEAPLREIVYNAGGEASVVVNAVLAGKGNYGFNAANDTYGDMIEMGILDPTKVTRTALQNAASVASLILTTEAMVAEAPKEDAPAMPGGGGMGGMGGMGMDM; the protein is encoded by the coding sequence ATGGCAGCTAAAGAAGTCGTATTCGGCGGTGACGCCCGCGCCCGCCTCGTCGAAGGCGTGAACATCCTGGCCAACGCGGTCAAGGTCACGCTGGGCCCCAAGGGCCGCAACGTGGTGCTGGAGCGCTCGTTCGGCGCCCCCACCGTCACCAAGGACGGTGTCTCGGTCGCCAAGGAGATCGAGCTCAAGGACAAGCTGCAGAACATGGGCGCGCAGATGGTCAAGGAAGTCGCTTCCCGGACCAGCGACAACGCCGGTGACGGCACCACCACCGCCACCGTGCTGGCCCAGGCCATCGTGCGCGAGGGCTTCAAGTACGTGGCCGCCGGCCTGAACCCGATGGACCTGAAGCGCGGCATCGACAAGGCCGTCGTGGCGCTGGTCGAGCAGCTGAAGGCCCAGAGCAAGCCCACCACCACCTCCAAGGAGATCGCGCAGGTCGGCACCATCTCGGCCAACAGCGACGACTCCATCGGCCAGATCATCGCCGAGGCGATGGACAAGGTCGGCAAGGAAGGCGTGATCACCGTTGAGGACGGCAAGAGCCTGAACAACGAGCTCGACGTCGTCGAGGGCATGCAGTTCGACCGCGGCTACCTGTCTCCGTACTTCATCAACAACCCGGACAAGCAGTCGGCCATCCTGGACAACCCGTTTGTCCTGCTGTTCGACAAGAAAATCAGCAACATCCGCGACCTGCTGCCCACGCTGGAGCAGGTGGCCAAGGCCGGCCGGCCGCTGCTGATCATCGCCGAGGAAGTCGAAGGCGAGGCGCTGGCCACCCTGGTGGTCAACACCATCCGCGGCATCCTGAAGGTCGTCGCCGTCAAGGCCCCGGGCTTCGGTGACCGCCGCAAGGCCATGCTCGAGGACATCGCCATCCTGACCGGCGGCAAGGTCATCGCCGAGGAGGTCGGCCTGACGCTGGAGAAGGTGCAGCTGTCCGACCTGGGCCAGGCCAAGCGCGTCGAGGTGGGCAAGGAGAACACCACCATCATCGACGGCGCCGGTGCCGCCGCCGACATCGAAGCGCGGGTCAAGCAGATCCGCGTGCAGATCGAGGAAGCCACCAGCGACTACGACCGCGAGAAGCTGCAGGAGCGCGTGGCCAAGCTGGCCGGCGGCGTGGCGGTGATCAAGGTCGGTGCCGCCACCGAAGTCGAGATGAAGGAAAAGAAGGCGCGTGTCGAAGACGCCCTGCACGCCACGCGTGCCGCGGTGGAAGAAGGCATCGTCGCCGGCGGTGGTGTCGCGCTGCTGCGTGCCAAGCAGGCCGTGGGCGAGATCAAGGGCGACAACGCCGACCAGGACGCGGGCATCCGCCTGGTGCTGAAGGCCATCGAAGCGCCCCTGCGCGAGATCGTCTACAACGCCGGCGGCGAAGCCTCGGTGGTCGTCAACGCGGTGCTGGCCGGCAAGGGCAACTACGGCTTCAACGCGGCCAACGACACCTACGGCGACATGATCGAGATGGGCATCCTGGACCCGACCAAGGTGACCCGCACCGCGCTGCAGAACGCCGCGTCGGTGGCCTCGCTCATCCTGACGACCGAGGCCATGGTCGCCGAGGCGCCGAAGGAAGACGCCCCGGCCATGCCGGGCGGCGGCGGCATGGGTGGCATGGGCGGCATGGGCATGGACATGTGA
- a CDS encoding DUF1631 domain-containing protein, with translation MPPAADPRQIELLGRLFDSLLRDGKLRQPVQWLVSRLQSAALRLLLNEPTLLDGYHHPLWQFLDRAAFLLDRSPAAQAHLTSLVDNLVAEPRQDERRYQWALERLTALERHQFEQRRQQFAPSLAELERTEAGLAPPRDAVPTTLDVGNLLTVPADLLDTPGAHGDATEAERWLQAQRPGDWCRFFLQGEWRALQAIGSGPRGELWLYAGDDGRPWCLRRGALQRLRAEGLAKALLPRSLLERAARRVLKDLAPLAE, from the coding sequence GTGCCCCCGGCCGCCGACCCCCGCCAGATCGAACTGCTCGGCCGCCTCTTCGACAGCCTGCTGCGCGACGGGAAGCTGCGGCAACCGGTGCAATGGCTGGTCTCCCGACTGCAGTCGGCCGCGTTGCGCCTGCTGCTGAACGAACCGACGCTGCTCGACGGCTACCACCACCCGCTGTGGCAGTTCCTCGACCGTGCGGCCTTCCTGCTCGACCGGTCGCCGGCGGCGCAGGCGCACCTCACCTCGCTGGTCGACAACTTGGTCGCCGAGCCGCGGCAGGATGAGCGGCGCTACCAATGGGCGCTGGAGCGGCTGACCGCACTCGAGCGCCACCAGTTCGAGCAGCGCCGGCAGCAGTTCGCGCCGTCGCTGGCCGAGCTCGAACGCACCGAAGCCGGCCTCGCCCCGCCTCGCGACGCGGTGCCGACCACGCTCGACGTCGGCAACCTGCTCACGGTGCCGGCCGACCTGCTCGACACCCCCGGCGCGCACGGCGACGCCACCGAGGCCGAGCGCTGGCTGCAAGCGCAGCGCCCGGGCGACTGGTGCCGCTTCTTCCTGCAGGGCGAGTGGCGCGCGCTGCAGGCCATCGGCAGCGGTCCGCGCGGCGAACTGTGGCTCTACGCCGGCGACGACGGCCGGCCGTGGTGCCTGCGCCGCGGCGCGCTGCAGCGGCTGCGCGCCGAAGGGCTGGCGAAGGCGCTGCTGCCGCGCTCGCTGCTCGAACGCGCCGCCCGCCGGGTGCTCAAGGACCTGGCACCGCTGGCCGAATAG
- the yihA gene encoding ribosome biogenesis GTP-binding protein YihA/YsxC, with product MSTDARDPSVAPADPSAPVPSVDARTALGWTHTARFLTTASRLDQLPPTELPEIAFVGRSNAGKSTAINTLAQQRRLAFASKTPGRTQHINLFELGPKDAADALFADLPGYGYAAVERSAKLRWQEVMARYLEIRRSLSGVVLMVDSRLGFTDLDDQLLDFVAPRAGTGEVKLLVLLTKADKLNRREADAALRTAGDRLGALAGGQADIGVTLFSALKRQGVDDAAVLLHGWAHAQPRA from the coding sequence ATGAGCACCGACGCCCGCGACCCTTCGGTCGCCCCCGCAGACCCTTCCGCCCCGGTGCCCAGCGTCGATGCCAGGACCGCCCTCGGCTGGACCCACACCGCCCGTTTCCTCACCACCGCCAGCCGGCTGGACCAGCTGCCGCCCACCGAGCTGCCGGAGATCGCCTTCGTCGGCCGCTCCAACGCCGGCAAGTCCACCGCCATCAACACGCTGGCGCAGCAGAGGCGGCTGGCCTTCGCGTCGAAGACACCGGGCCGCACGCAGCACATCAACCTCTTCGAACTCGGCCCCAAGGACGCCGCCGACGCGCTGTTCGCCGACCTGCCGGGTTACGGCTACGCCGCGGTGGAGCGCAGCGCCAAGCTGCGCTGGCAGGAGGTGATGGCGCGCTACCTGGAGATCCGTCGCAGCCTGTCGGGCGTGGTGCTGATGGTCGATTCGCGCCTGGGCTTCACCGACCTCGACGACCAGCTGCTGGACTTCGTCGCGCCGCGGGCGGGCACCGGCGAGGTCAAGCTGCTGGTGCTGCTGACCAAGGCCGACAAGCTGAACCGGCGCGAGGCCGATGCCGCCTTGCGCACCGCCGGCGACCGGCTGGGGGCGCTGGCCGGCGGGCAGGCCGACATCGGCGTCACGCTGTTCTCGGCGTTGAAGCGGCAGGGCGTCGACGACGCCGCGGTGCTGCTGCACGGCTGGGCCCATGCCCAGCCCCGGGCCTGA
- a CDS encoding c-type cytochrome — translation MAAENAPAPKIDLARGQAIATQVCASCHAFDGGRGSPAQPIIAGQHADYLVKQLVEYKTDKRKNPIMKGFASALSEEDMRNVAAFYASKSAKPGFAKNKELVALGEKIYRGGVAEKAVPACAGCHSPTGAGIPVQYPRIGGQHGDYTQAQLTAFRSGARANNLPMQQIAARLSDKEIQAVSDYIAGLR, via the coding sequence ATGGCCGCGGAGAACGCTCCCGCACCCAAGATCGACCTGGCCCGCGGCCAGGCCATCGCCACGCAGGTCTGCGCGTCCTGCCATGCCTTCGACGGTGGCCGCGGCTCGCCGGCCCAGCCCATCATCGCCGGCCAGCACGCCGACTACCTGGTCAAGCAACTCGTCGAGTACAAGACCGACAAGCGCAAGAACCCGATCATGAAGGGCTTCGCCTCGGCGCTGTCCGAGGAGGACATGCGCAACGTCGCCGCCTTCTACGCCAGCAAGTCGGCCAAGCCCGGCTTCGCCAAGAACAAGGAACTGGTGGCCCTGGGCGAGAAGATCTACCGCGGCGGCGTCGCCGAGAAGGCGGTGCCCGCCTGCGCCGGCTGCCACAGCCCCACCGGCGCCGGCATCCCGGTGCAGTACCCGCGCATCGGCGGCCAGCACGGCGACTACACGCAGGCCCAGCTCACCGCCTTCCGCAGCGGCGCGCGCGCCAACAACCTGCCGATGCAGCAGATCGCCGCCCGACTGAGCGACAAGGAGATCCAGGCGGTCTCCGACTACATCGCCGGGCTGCGATAG
- a CDS encoding cytochrome c biogenesis protein ResB has translation MPKLFASQVVIHDRETGERKAATVKVNEPAFHRGIAIYQSSFDDGGSSVTLRALPLNGAGAPFEVKGTVGGSTEPEGGRRPDADARIQRPACHQRGEPRRQRRRRPGLDRRAPGRLWPARWAITSARAPSRTSRRRCATSARR, from the coding sequence ATGCCCAAGCTGTTCGCCAGCCAGGTCGTCATCCACGACCGCGAGACCGGCGAGCGCAAGGCGGCCACCGTGAAGGTCAACGAGCCGGCCTTCCACCGCGGCATCGCCATCTACCAGAGCAGCTTCGACGACGGCGGCTCCAGCGTCACCCTGCGGGCGCTGCCGCTGAACGGCGCCGGCGCGCCGTTCGAGGTCAAGGGCACCGTGGGCGGCAGCACCGAGCCGGAAGGCGGGCGCCGACCAGACGCTGACGCTCGAATTCAGCGGCCTGCGTGTCATCAACGTGGAGAACCTCGGCGGCAGCGGCGCCGGCGCCCCGGGCTCGACCGACGTGCGCCGGGTCGACTCTGGCCAGCGCGCTGGGCGATCACCTCGGCTCGGGCGCCAAGTCGAACAAGCCGAAGACGCTGCGCAACGTCGGCCCGTCGGTGA